The following are from one region of the Bacillus methanolicus MGA3 genome:
- a CDS encoding TIGR01440 family protein — MSISQWEKELETILEEFKQQTSLTGSDIFVVGCSTSEVTGNKIGTSGTEEVAAMIFRQIKKFQEQTGVQLAFQCCEHLNRALVVERATALEKGLEEVSVIPVRNAGGAMATYAYEHLQEPVVVEFIKANAGIDIGDTFIGMHLKHVAVPVRVSLKQVGHAHVTLAKTRPKLIGGARAVYQQNPDTHTCH, encoded by the coding sequence ATGTCCATCTCACAATGGGAAAAAGAATTAGAAACGATTTTAGAGGAATTTAAACAGCAGACTTCATTAACAGGAAGCGATATTTTTGTCGTAGGCTGCAGTACAAGTGAAGTAACGGGAAACAAAATTGGAACGTCCGGAACAGAAGAAGTTGCTGCTATGATTTTTAGGCAAATAAAAAAATTTCAAGAGCAAACCGGCGTCCAGCTTGCTTTTCAATGCTGCGAGCATTTGAACAGGGCGCTCGTAGTCGAACGGGCTACTGCATTAGAAAAAGGCCTCGAGGAAGTTTCCGTTATTCCAGTCCGTAATGCCGGCGGAGCGATGGCAACGTACGCATATGAACATCTTCAAGAACCTGTGGTAGTGGAGTTTATTAAGGCCAATGCTGGGATTGATATTGGCGATACGTTCATTGGAATGCATTTAAAACATGTTGCTGTTCCTGTCAGAGTATCGCTGAAACAAGTTGGCCACGCCCATGTCACACTTGCCAAAACCCGTCCAAAGCTGATCGGCGGCGCACGCGCAGTTTATCAGCAAAATCCAGACACACATACATGCCATTAG
- the rpiB gene encoding ribose 5-phosphate isomerase B: MKVAIASDHGGVNIRQEIINLLEEMGIEYEDFGCECTTSVDYPDYALPVAEKVANGEFDRGILICGTGIGMSIAANKVKGIRCALVHDVFSAKATREHNDSNILAMGERVIGPGLAREIAKTWLTTEFQGGRHSNRIEKICKYESVNL; the protein is encoded by the coding sequence ATGAAGGTAGCAATTGCATCGGATCACGGCGGAGTAAATATACGTCAAGAAATTATAAATTTACTAGAAGAAATGGGAATCGAATACGAGGATTTTGGCTGCGAATGCACAACATCTGTTGATTACCCTGATTATGCTTTGCCGGTTGCGGAAAAAGTCGCTAATGGCGAGTTTGACAGAGGGATCTTAATTTGCGGAACAGGTATCGGAATGAGTATTGCAGCAAATAAAGTAAAGGGCATTCGCTGTGCACTTGTCCATGATGTTTTTAGCGCAAAAGCAACGCGTGAACATAACGACAGCAACATTCTCGCTATGGGAGAACGTGTAATCGGACCTGGACTTGCCAGGGAAATTGCCAAAACATGGCTGACAACAGAATTTCAGGGTGGAAGACATTCTAATCGAATAGAAAAAATCTGCAAGTACGAAAGCGTAAACTTGTAA
- a CDS encoding methyl-accepting chemotaxis protein, which yields MLLNLREIVQSIEENFRDTNEKVIAISQESAAAAEQAEAIARTISEISQGADNSAVSIQATAESVEDVIRIAEEVQEKAKASVNVSKEMVKDLKESKEVIHSLIAGIERLAKENQESLNTVKRLEENAAKVEQIIKLVGDIAAQTNLLALNASIEAARAGEHGKGFAVVAEEVRILADESAKAVQGISELIKNIQHEVQNVVKQIAEQVKTANEEVSKGTKTNEAIEEMTKIVNEMAKSVETITNLVDRQMASIMHTSTQSQEVAAIAEETSAGAQEVAAATQQQTEVISNVEKLAVELKEQAEKLKSTITRFKL from the coding sequence ATGCTATTGAACTTAAGAGAAATAGTCCAAAGCATTGAGGAGAACTTCCGCGATACAAACGAGAAAGTGATTGCCATTTCACAAGAATCTGCCGCTGCTGCTGAGCAGGCAGAAGCTATTGCACGAACGATAAGTGAAATTTCACAAGGTGCCGACAATTCCGCCGTTTCCATTCAAGCGACAGCTGAATCAGTTGAAGATGTGATTCGGATTGCCGAAGAAGTCCAGGAAAAAGCGAAAGCTTCCGTCAACGTCTCGAAAGAAATGGTAAAAGATCTGAAAGAATCAAAAGAAGTCATTCATTCATTAATTGCCGGAATTGAACGCCTTGCAAAAGAAAACCAAGAATCGTTGAACACAGTTAAGCGCCTCGAGGAAAATGCAGCAAAAGTTGAACAAATCATTAAGCTTGTCGGCGATATTGCCGCTCAAACAAACTTGCTAGCACTCAATGCGTCGATCGAAGCGGCCCGAGCAGGCGAGCATGGGAAAGGTTTTGCTGTTGTGGCTGAAGAAGTCCGCATCCTTGCAGATGAAAGTGCGAAGGCTGTTCAAGGGATATCAGAACTAATTAAAAATATTCAGCACGAAGTGCAAAATGTTGTAAAACAAATTGCTGAACAAGTTAAAACAGCTAATGAAGAAGTGTCAAAAGGCACAAAAACAAACGAAGCAATTGAAGAAATGACAAAAATTGTAAACGAAATGGCGAAATCTGTTGAAACGATCACAAATTTAGTTGACAGGCAGATGGCTAGCATTATGCATACTTCCACACAATCACAGGAAGTTGCTGCCATTGCAGAAGAAACTTCAGCAGGCGCCCAAGAAGTAGCTGCAGCTACACAGCAGCAAACCGAAGTTATTTCCAATGTTGAAAAACTCGCCGTTGAGCTAAAAGAACAGGCTGAAAAACTAAAAAGCACCATTACAAGGTTTAAGCTATAA
- a CDS encoding low molecular weight protein arginine phosphatase, with protein sequence MTRILFVCTGNTCRSPMAEAFLKSKSIPGVEVKSAGVFAVNGSEASPNAKKVLDENKIEHNHQSTSLTNELIEWATYILTMTSGHKASVISQFPEAARKTYTLNEFAHGKASDIPDPFGGPLEAYRKTFSEIKSAIEKMVEKLEKDCTKFQGENDEGEKKL encoded by the coding sequence ATGACCCGCATTTTATTTGTATGTACAGGGAATACATGCCGAAGCCCGATGGCGGAAGCATTTTTAAAAAGCAAATCGATTCCCGGTGTTGAAGTCAAATCGGCAGGTGTCTTTGCCGTTAATGGCAGCGAGGCATCTCCTAACGCAAAAAAAGTTCTTGATGAAAACAAAATCGAACACAATCATCAATCCACTTCATTGACCAATGAATTAATTGAGTGGGCAACATACATTTTAACGATGACATCAGGACATAAAGCTTCTGTGATCAGCCAATTTCCGGAAGCAGCCCGAAAAACATATACGTTAAATGAGTTTGCACATGGCAAGGCCAGTGATATTCCAGATCCTTTTGGCGGTCCGCTTGAAGCATACAGGAAAACGTTTTCCGAAATAAAGAGTGCGATTGAGAAAATGGTTGAGAAACTTGAAAAAGATTGTACTAAGTTCCAGGGGGAAAATGATGAAGGAGAAAAAAAGCTATAA
- a CDS encoding manganese efflux pump MntP family protein — MAPMIGEVLALSLMAFALGMDAFSVGLGMGMFKLRLRQIFKIGITIGIFHVWMPLLGIAAGKFLSNQFGAIAGYIGGVLLLVLGLQMILASFQKEESRFITPVGFGLLFFALSVSLDSFSVGLTLGIYGAKTILVLICFGGVATILTWIGLFIGRKVQGWIGTYSETLGGSILLVFGIQLLLPF; from the coding sequence ATGGCACCAATGATTGGAGAAGTGTTAGCTTTATCGTTAATGGCATTCGCCTTAGGAATGGATGCCTTTTCCGTCGGTCTCGGTATGGGGATGTTCAAACTCCGTCTGAGGCAAATTTTTAAAATTGGGATTACAATCGGGATATTTCACGTATGGATGCCCCTGCTTGGGATCGCAGCGGGAAAATTTTTGTCAAATCAATTTGGAGCCATTGCCGGTTATATTGGAGGTGTGCTCCTTCTTGTTCTAGGGCTGCAAATGATATTGGCAAGCTTTCAAAAGGAAGAGAGCAGATTTATTACACCAGTAGGCTTTGGATTGCTTTTTTTTGCATTAAGCGTAAGTCTGGACAGTTTTTCTGTCGGTTTAACATTAGGGATATACGGAGCAAAGACCATTCTTGTCCTCATTTGTTTTGGCGGAGTGGCAACTATACTTACATGGATTGGCTTATTTATTGGCCGTAAAGTCCAGGGGTGGATTGGCACATATAGTGAAACACTCGGTGGGAGCATTTTACTTGTTTTTGGGATACAGCTTCTTCTGCCTTTTTAA